The window GTAATGACGTTTATCAAAATTTTTATCTATAATGTGATTTGACAGCGACATCCTAAACTAAAAACATGCCATGCCACCAAGTGCTTTGTAATGAGCAAATAAGCTATTTTTGTAGTTTTTAACTGTAAACTTTTTATTCGCTGGTTTACAAATCAGGTTCACCTTCATACAACTTGTTAAACCGCGAAAGTAGTTTTTTTGATTTGGATGATCATTTTTCAGCACGAAATTATAATTTTACCGATCAATACAAAAACAAAATCATGAGACATCTCACCTTCCTAATCTTTACTGCAGTGATCTTTTTTTCGGGTATGACGCCACAAACCATTGTAGCACAGACAAACTCTCCCCGCAAAGGACTGCCTGCAACCTCACAACTCAGCGACACCCTCGATGCGCTTCATTACACTATTTTTCTTGATGAAGTAAACACTCAGGCCAAAACAATTACCGCACGCTGCAAGGTGCAATTGCAAAGCAAAGTAAATAACCTTCAGACGATTACGCTGCAGCTGCGCAGCCTCACCGTAGATCAGGTGCTAGTAAACAATGCAGCTGTAACAAATTATTCTCATACCACCGACTTGCTCCGTATTCCGCTGACGCAGCCCATGCAAAGCGGCCAACAGGCAGAGGTGGAAGTACATTATCACGGTGCGCCATTCTACAGCAACTGGGGCGGCTACCATTTCAACGGCACTTACTCTTTTAATCTTGGTGTGGGCATTTCCACCGACCCGCACAACCTGGGCAAAACCTGGTTTCCGTGCATCGACGATTTTCACGACCGCGCCACCTACGAAATTTTCGCAACGGTTCCTAACGATGAAATGGCTGTAGCCGGTGGGCTGCTGCTCGAAGTTACCGACAACGGAAACGGAACTCATACGTATCATTGGAGCCTCAGCAACACCATTCCCACCTACCTGGCCTCGGTAGCTACCGGTAATTACAGCAAAGTAACGTACACTTTTAACTCAATAAGTGGCGATGAAATTCCCGTAGAGATTTATGTAAAGCCTGCTGACACGGCAAAGGTAGCGGGCACTTTTTCGACACTGCTGCAGGTGCTTGATGCTTACGAATATTATTTTGGCCCCTACCGCTGGGAACGCGTGGGCTATGTAGGAACAGCCATAGGAGCTATGGAACACACCACCAACATCGCCCTTCCGCATTTTTGTATTAATGGCAATCTCAACTACGAATCGCTGATCGCGCACGAGCTTTCGCATCATTGGTTTGGCGATCTGGTAACGTGCGCCTCTGCCGAAGATATGTGGATCAACGAGGGCTGGGCAGTGTTTTGTGAGTCGATGTACCGCGAAGCACTTTATGGTGTAGCAGCTTACCGTTCCGATATGTTTGCACGCCACAAAGATGTGTTGCACACCGCACACATTGACGATGGCGGCTTTCTGGCACTTTACGGAATCCCAACGGAACAAACTTATGGCACAACTGTCTATCAAAAAGGCGCGCTGGTGATACACACGCTGCGCAACTACATGGGCGACAGCTTGTTTTTTCCGGCAGTTCAGGATTATCTCGAAACGTATGCCTATGATTATATCGACTCGTGGGAAATACGCGATTTCCTTTCTGCAAGCAGTGGGATGAATTTAACCGACTTTTTCGACACCTGGATTTTTAGTCCCGGTTTCCCGGAATATTCTATCGACTCATTTCAGGTGGTGCCTTTTGGCAATGAGCATGAGGTAACGGTTTTTGCAAAGCAGAAATACAGAGGTCCCGGCACTATTGGTAATTCCGTTCGGGTAGAAGTCACTTTCTTGGATGCTCAGCGTAGAATGGAAACACGCCTGATGGAATTTTCAGGCGAAACCGGTGAGCAAACTTTTGTGGTGCCACTGCTGCCAGTAACGGTGCTGGCCGACTTTTACGATAAAATAGGCGATGCCACCACCGACAAGTCGCTCACCGCCAGTGCACCTTTCTCGCAAAGTTATTCCGATTTGATGTGTAAAATAGGAATCACCGAAATAGCTCCCGGCGACACTGCTTTTATTCGTATGACCCATCGTTGGGTGGCGCCCGATGAACCCAAAAATCCCGTCAACGGCATCACCCTTTCCAATGCACATCACTGGCGCATCGATGCCGTGACCGCCGAAAGCACCGAGCTGAAAGGTAGTTTTATGTACAGCAAATTCAACCATCTGGATCATGAACTGATGAGCGACCCCAACGATTCTATCGGCGTAATGTACCGCGCCGACCGAGCTGCCGACTGGGAGCCAGTATTTGCCGAAAAAACCGGCTCGAATAATATTGGCTATTTCGATCTGCCCGTGCTACTGCCCGGAGAATATACGCTGGCAGCCTGGGACGATCTTTACGTTGGCATGGAAGATAGTCCTGCCGAAGGTCCCGACACAGAAATCTCCATCTTCCCCAATCCCGCCGATGATATTGTTTTTATCACCCTCGGAAAACGCAATGCTACTACTGTTGAGATTTTTAATACCAAAGGCCAGCTTACCGACACCATTAATAACTTCCAGCGGCTCAAAAACCTGCAGTACGATTCGCGCAGGCTACGCCCGGGAAGCTATATCCTGAAGTTTCTGGATCACAATGGACGTGAGATTGAAAACCACAAACTTATTGTCAAGGAAAGATAAATGATCATTAATCAAAAGGTTACACTATTTTAAATCCAGTAATACCCAATGTCGAATTGCTGAGGACTAAGCTGGACATGAGGACAGATCAAAATAAGTTGCCAATGCATCACTATCTTGGCGAAAAGTACGAAGCGATTAATTTGTTTAATAATTAATTAAAACCATTAAACAATTATTTATGCCACTTGTTATTCGGCTGATTTAATTGAAAACGTTTGCAACGACATGCCCATAAATTGACATTTTACAAAAAACTATTTTTGCAGAAAATTCTTGAAAATGTACTCAAAACAGATTATAAGCGGTTTCTCAAAATACAACAAGCAGGCAAAGCTGGAGCTGATCGCCAGTCGTTTCGACAACCCCGATCTGATCATCGACGAACTGAAGAGTTACTGGCATGAAGATGCTGCGCTGCAAAAGCTTTTTGATGAGTTTAGTGAGAACACCATCACCAACTTTTTCTTTCCGATGGGCGTAGTTCCCAACGTCAACATCAACGGGCATCATCATGTCGTTCCGATGGTCATCGAAGAAAGTTCGGTGGTGGCAGCAGCGTCCAACAGCGCCAAATTCTGGGCTGACAAAGGTGGCTTCCATGCGCAGGTGCTTTCGACGACTAAAATCGGGCAGGTACATTTTATCTGGCAGGGCGATACAGAAAAGCTGCAGGCATTGTTTCCACAACTAAAACAGGAACTACTGCTGGGCACCCAACATCTCACCGAAAGCATGGAACAACGCGGCGGCGGCATCAGCAACATCGAGCTGATCGACAAAACTGCGGAGCTCGAAAACTATTACCAACTAAAAGCATCTTTTGAAACTGTGGATGCGATGGGCGCCAATTTTATCAATTCGGTGCTTGAGGAATTTGCCTCCATCCTTGAAATTCATTTTGATGAAAACGAACACTATCAAGGCCGTGAGAAAGAATGCCGCGTAATCATGTCGATATTGAGCAACTACACGCCTGAATGTCTTGTGAAAGTGGAAGTTGCTTGTGACATAGCCAGCCTGCGCAACGCCGACATTGACGACCCGGAAAATTTTGCCTGGAAATTTGAAAAAGCGGTGCAGATTGCGCACATCGATGTTCATCGGGCTGTAACCCACAACAAAGGGATTTACAACGGAATAGACTCCGTGGCGCTGGCCACCGGCAACGACTTCAGAGCCATCGAAGCGGCTGGCCACGCTTTTGCGGCACGCTCAGGGCACTATCGCTCACTCACCGAAATAGATGTCTCCAACGGCAAATTTCATTATAGCCTCACCGTGCCGCTGTCGCTTGGTACCGTAGGCGGCCTCACCGCCCTACATCCCATGGCCAACTTTTCGCTGCGGCTGCTACACAACCCTACTGCTCCACAACTCATGATGATAGCAGCCTCGATGGGTTTGGCTAATAATTTCGGCGCCATCAAATCGCTGGTGACCAAAGGCATCCAGGTTGGCCACATGAAGATGCATCTGATGAATATTCTAAACAGCATAGAAATGTCGGAACATGAGAAAAAGCTCGCCACCGCTCATTTTGCCATTCACAAAGTATCATTTACCGCTGTCAGGAAATTCATCATTGGATTGCGAAAAGAAGAGAAAATCGAAAAATTCTAATGTCGGAAACAAAAACTTTTTCTGCTCACGGCAAATTTTTGCTCACCGCCGAATACCTGGTCCTCAACGGAGCAACAGCGCTTGCCATTCCGCTGCGAATGGGACAGGATTTACAGGTGATCATCAGTCAGGAGCCGTCTGCAGGTAAAATTTACTGGACAGCCCGCGATCAGGAAAAAATCTGGTTTGAGGCAGTTTTTGATATTAATAAACATAAAGTAATACAAAGCAGTGACGCTGACAAGGCGGCCTATCTCGAAAAGCTGTTGAATGCAGCAGCCCATCTGAATCCAAAGGCTTTAGATATTAATAATAATTATAAAGTTGAAACCCGCCTTGGATTTCGCCCCCAATGGGGATTGGGAAGCAGCAGTACGTTGATCAGCAATGTTGCCCGTTGGTTCGATGTGGATTCCTATGCACTTCATTTTGCGATAAGCAATGGCTCCGGATATGATATTGCCTGCGCCACTGCCGCCACACCTATATTTTATACGCTTGCGCAAAAAAATATTCCACAGGTTGAAAAGGTGAATTTTTATCCACATTTTTCCGACCAGATATTCTTTGTTTATTCCGGTCGCAAGCAACAATCGGAAGGAAGCGTGCGGCAACATCAGCCAAATATCGCTATGTCGGGCGATAAAATTATTCAGGCCAGCCGTTTGTCAATAGCAATGGCACAGGCAGCCACGCTCGAAGAATTTGAAGACATCATACACGAACACAACCAAATGATGTCGCGCGTGTTGCAGAACCCTTCGGCGGCAGAAACACTTCTTCCCGGCTTTCCGGGAGCTGTAAAATGGCTGGGCGCCTGGGGCGGCGACTTTGTGATGGTTACCTGGCAACATGGCCTGGAGGAATTGAAAAGCTATTTAAAAAATAAAGGATTTGATACCCTGTTTGCTTTTCAGCAAATGGTGGCCTTCGATAATATTTTTACAAAAAGCTGAACTGAAAAAAATGAATTATTTTAAAGAGAGAAAAATCGAACCCAAATCGGGCGAAGTCTCCTGGCAAAGCCCCAGCAACATTGCGCTGATAAAATATTGGGGGAAAAAAGGATTTCAACTGCCGGCCAACCCATCACTTAGTTTTACGCTTAGCGAGTCGGTAACGCGAACTTTCATGTCCTACAAACCCGCCGCCGACCCGGAGCATTTTAAAGTAGAGCTGATGTTCGAAGGAAAGATCAATCGACAGTTTAGCAATAAGGTAAAGGCCTATTTTAATCTTTTGCAGGAGCAGATTCCATTTTTAAAATTTTTTGATTACGAAATCAATACCACCAACACCTTTCCTCATTCTGCGGGCATTGCTTCGTCGGCCTCAGCCATGAGTTCGCTGGCTTTGTGCCTGTGCGACATGGAACAAATTATAGGGAATGTTCCCGATTCAGAAAAAATGAAGTTTTACGAAAAGGCCTCTTTTTGTGCACGCATCGGCTCGGGCAGTGCTGCGCGAAGTGTGTATGGCGGTGTGGTGAGCTGGGGCGAGATTAAAACGGCTCCCGGCACATCCGACCTCTTCGCTACCCCGGTTACACAAAACATTCATCCGGTTTTTGAAAACTATCACGATTCCATACTTATCGTTAATCGTGGTGAGAAAAAAGTATCGAGCACCCAGGGACACCAATTGATGAACAATCACCCGTTTGCTTCGGCGCGTTACACACAGGCCGCCAACAATCTGGAGAAACTGCTGGAGGTGCTTTCAGCCGGCGATCTCG is drawn from Bacteroidales bacterium and contains these coding sequences:
- a CDS encoding hydroxymethylglutaryl-CoA reductase → MYSKQIISGFSKYNKQAKLELIASRFDNPDLIIDELKSYWHEDAALQKLFDEFSENTITNFFFPMGVVPNVNINGHHHVVPMVIEESSVVAAASNSAKFWADKGGFHAQVLSTTKIGQVHFIWQGDTEKLQALFPQLKQELLLGTQHLTESMEQRGGGISNIELIDKTAELENYYQLKASFETVDAMGANFINSVLEEFASILEIHFDENEHYQGREKECRVIMSILSNYTPECLVKVEVACDIASLRNADIDDPENFAWKFEKAVQIAHIDVHRAVTHNKGIYNGIDSVALATGNDFRAIEAAGHAFAARSGHYRSLTEIDVSNGKFHYSLTVPLSLGTVGGLTALHPMANFSLRLLHNPTAPQLMMIAASMGLANNFGAIKSLVTKGIQVGHMKMHLMNILNSIEMSEHEKKLATAHFAIHKVSFTAVRKFIIGLRKEEKIEKF
- a CDS encoding GYDIA family GHMP kinase, whose product is MSETKTFSAHGKFLLTAEYLVLNGATALAIPLRMGQDLQVIISQEPSAGKIYWTARDQEKIWFEAVFDINKHKVIQSSDADKAAYLEKLLNAAAHLNPKALDINNNYKVETRLGFRPQWGLGSSSTLISNVARWFDVDSYALHFAISNGSGYDIACATAATPIFYTLAQKNIPQVEKVNFYPHFSDQIFFVYSGRKQQSEGSVRQHQPNIAMSGDKIIQASRLSIAMAQAATLEEFEDIIHEHNQMMSRVLQNPSAAETLLPGFPGAVKWLGAWGGDFVMVTWQHGLEELKSYLKNKGFDTLFAFQQMVAFDNIFTKS
- a CDS encoding M1 family aminopeptidase, whose product is MRHLTFLIFTAVIFFSGMTPQTIVAQTNSPRKGLPATSQLSDTLDALHYTIFLDEVNTQAKTITARCKVQLQSKVNNLQTITLQLRSLTVDQVLVNNAAVTNYSHTTDLLRIPLTQPMQSGQQAEVEVHYHGAPFYSNWGGYHFNGTYSFNLGVGISTDPHNLGKTWFPCIDDFHDRATYEIFATVPNDEMAVAGGLLLEVTDNGNGTHTYHWSLSNTIPTYLASVATGNYSKVTYTFNSISGDEIPVEIYVKPADTAKVAGTFSTLLQVLDAYEYYFGPYRWERVGYVGTAIGAMEHTTNIALPHFCINGNLNYESLIAHELSHHWFGDLVTCASAEDMWINEGWAVFCESMYREALYGVAAYRSDMFARHKDVLHTAHIDDGGFLALYGIPTEQTYGTTVYQKGALVIHTLRNYMGDSLFFPAVQDYLETYAYDYIDSWEIRDFLSASSGMNLTDFFDTWIFSPGFPEYSIDSFQVVPFGNEHEVTVFAKQKYRGPGTIGNSVRVEVTFLDAQRRMETRLMEFSGETGEQTFVVPLLPVTVLADFYDKIGDATTDKSLTASAPFSQSYSDLMCKIGITEIAPGDTAFIRMTHRWVAPDEPKNPVNGITLSNAHHWRIDAVTAESTELKGSFMYSKFNHLDHELMSDPNDSIGVMYRADRAADWEPVFAEKTGSNNIGYFDLPVLLPGEYTLAAWDDLYVGMEDSPAEGPDTEISIFPNPADDIVFITLGKRNATTVEIFNTKGQLTDTINNFQRLKNLQYDSRRLRPGSYILKFLDHNGREIENHKLIVKER